The genomic DNA TACTACGAGCTTGTTCGGTTCAACCTTGCCCACCATCGTGGTGGATCGGACCTTGGCAAGATTGTGTTTCTCTAAGTTGCGAGATGAACAAAGGTAGTCAATATCGAAGTGTCTTATGTGTGCAAGGAGCCGAGGAAGCCCTCCCAGATGATGCTTGTCTATCCGTAACGAAGCCCATTGATAGCCAGGTGTGCACACTCAATTGCACGGAAATGAGAAATGACAAAACGAACAATGGCAATCATCAAGTCCAACCGAACAAAAAGGACCCATTGGAATCCAATATTATCTTTCTGCCCTCCTTTGCATCGTCTAATTCCACAAATATGACATTCCAAAATGAATATTCAGTCACCGAGGACGTAGGATCATCGCTCTCAGTCGGAACGTCTGATCAAGCAATGCAAGATTCTCGATGGGTGGTAGGCGAATGGGTTGGATTTTGTTCTTGCAGATCCAGTCTACAGATTCGGGAGGTGTCCTGTCCTCCCGGAATGGACTGCAATACCCTTAAGAGACCTTCAACATACAAGTTTTGTTCCCAAGTCTCTCTTTGTTTAACCTGGATCACGTCAGCTTGGACCACGGATTGTGACCAACAGTGTGGTACCATGAGCCAAAGCCGACTCGTCATGTGTCCAATTTTCTCTCATACGTGTGATCCTAAGATCCGACCCCTCGCCACGCGAGATTGTCAGTTGCCAGCTTGTCACTTCTGGAGCGTTGGAACGTGGTCCCAATGTAGCGTCTCGTGTGGCTGGGGTAAAAAGCAACGAACCGTGGTTTGCCGCCATTTCCTAACTCAAGAGGAGGACGAGAATGGATGCTCGAATGTGCCTCAACCTGACACGTGGAAAGAATGCATTTCTTCGTCGTGTGGAACAGATCAGTACCCTCAAGGGTCGCTTAATGGGGACCAAGGATTTCCATGCGAAGATGAGTTGGGCAGCCATATTTGTCgacgttttcaatttttgtgcaaaaccAACCGTTACTATCAAGATAAATGTTGTCAAACATGTGGTTAGAATATGAAAATACGAAGAATAAGCAAAATGGCTTGGTGTATAATTGGATAAATGCGTTTATTCACAATACGCACGTGGTAAATAACATTTCAATACGTTTAGTAGTACTGGTAGCAACACATGAATGGGATCAGACAAGAGGATTTCAAGGCTTCCGGTAACGATAACTTATCCAATTGTACGAATTCCTATTGAAGACTTCATGGTTGGGTTCGAAGTCTAGGGCACTGATGGAATTGGACCATGCATAAACAAGTTGTATCATTGCCAAGATGATAATGCAGGGACCCACAAGGATGTTAATATCAATGTTATAAATGCAAAATCCGGCAACCAAATACATGGCAAGAATCATTAGCCGTTTCACAATCGTCAAGGCCATTTTGCGTTTTGACATCCGGCAGGCCTTAGGCCGAACGGTCGATTCTGCGATTTTCatgatgatttgtttttctcgGGAATCACTTTCCACTTATGATCTCACCGCTTCAGTGGTTGGATTTCAACTGAGGAATTTGTGCGAATTCATTGGTTGCCCTCTTCCAATTAGGAATTGGGGTCAAACAAACGGATAGCGTCTTTCCCTATGGCTCAGTTTTGATATACTGTATTCTGCCCGGCGAGTCCCTTATCAGCCGTTGGTTAAATTCGCAAGGGATTGGGAAGAGGGGAGAAACCACAGACCTGTGGAGAAACCCCTTACGCTCCAGGCGagtcttgttttgaattttctgtCTGTTGCACAATATTCCTCCTTTTCTCATTTAGAGAAGCGGGGACACGTGGAatttttctatcaaaaaaGTGAGCCAGTGACCACTCGAAAATTTGACGCGTTGCCGTCGCTACAGTAGGAAACCCATTATTTAATCGCACTTTATTACTTTCTATGAGTTAAGAATCATTTACATGTGCAATGAATGACGAGCAGAGTACTCATGTGACGAGTCAAGCTTTCAAAGCCTGAATCCACACGTGAAGCAAACCTCTGCATTATGAAGTCTGACGCAAAAGCTACCCAACATTTACCGAACATCCGAGAGTCCCAAAAAGATTGTTAACAATGACAAAGGTCTTAGTAGTTGGAGtttaaaaataatctttttaCGGATAAAtatattctttttcttgatttctaGGTAATAAATCACATAATTTCCAAAGGCCATATCACTTGCAATTTTTGGTTATGGCTCAAATAGCAACATTTAACCGTTTAAACGTACATAGGATAATAATAGGAGCAAGCTTATAGTACTCTcttatttgtcatttgaccTGATGAGAGGCAGATCTGGAGCATTCGTTTTACAATTTatgattttcaatttaaaaaaaaaaactctttattgcgagattgcttctcattggatcagaTTATTTTTAAAATATCAATATATATTTCGGTCTTGTCCCATTCGGGGTTCCAGATGCGCCATTCAAGTTGTGATGATCCATGAAAGCATAGCTCGGGCACGCGTTAATTAACTGCACTACAACCATCTCCACTTTttcgattttgaattgaatgtaTCGAAACAAACGTTTCAAGGTTATTTTTTCTCCTAGTTCATTTATCATTCCTCACTtacttttcttgttttgttttttgctgGTCGCTGCTCGTTCCTCTTTTTCGCTCCAGAGTGgcttttaatttttcgtttctcaaTTGACAAATGAGGAAACTTGCAgcttttggacaatttcaacGGAAGATGTTTCTTTTgctctgctgtacggccaaggcgcaTACCGAACATCCGAGAGTCCCAAAAAGATTGTTAACAATGACAAAGGTCTTAGTAGTTGGAGtttaaaaataatctttttaCGGATAAAtatattctttttcttgatttctaGGTAATAAATCACATAATTTCCAAAGGCCATATCACTTGCAATTTTTGGTTATGGCTCAAATAGCAACATTTAACCGTTTAAACGTACATAGGATAATAATAGGAGCAAGCTTATAGTACTCTcttatttgtcatttgaccTGATGAGAGGCAGATCTGGAGCATTCGTTTTACAATTTatgattttcaatttaaaaaaaaaaactctttattgcgagattgcTTCTCATTGGATNNNNNNNNNNNNNNNNNNNNNNNNNNNNNNNNNNNNNNNNAGGGATTGGGAAGAGGGGAGAAACCACAGACCTGTGGAGAAACCCCTTACGCTCCAGGCGagtcttgttttgaattttctgtCTGTTGCACAATATTCCTCCTTTTCTCATTTAGAGAAGCGGGGACACGTGGAatttttctatcaaaaaaGTGAGCCAGTGACCACTCGAAAATTTGACGCGTTGCCGTCGCTACAGTAGGAAACCCATTATTTAATCGCACTTTATTACTTTCTATGAGTTAAGAATCATTTACATGTGCAATGAATGACGAGCAGAGTACTCATGTGACGAGTCAAGCTTTCAAAGCCTGAATCCACACGTGAAGCAAACCTCTGCATTATGAAGTCTGACGCAAAAGCTACCCAACATTTACCGAACATCCGAGAGTCCCAAAAAGATTGTTAACAATGACAAAGGTCTTAGTAGTTGGAGtttaaaaataatctttttaCGGATAAATNNNNNNNNNNNNNNNNNNNNNNNNNNNNNNNNNNNNCCATTCGGGGTTCCAGATGCGCCATTCAAGTTGTGATGATCCATGAAAGCATAGCTCGGGCACGCGTTAATTAACTGCACTACAACCATCTCCACTTTttcgattttgaattgaatgtaTCGAAACAAACGTTTCAAGGTTATTTTTTCTCCTAGTTCATTTATCATTCCTCACTtacttttcttgttttgttttttgctgGTCGCTGCTCGTTCCTCTTTTTCGCTCCAGAGTGgcttttaatttttcgtttctcccTTGAGAGCAACTGAAGAACTTGATGCTTTTAGGCAATCTTaacagaaatttccatttttatgTATCctaaagaaaaaagatcagcCCTGAAAATTTTACTTGCTTTTAACAATAATGAATGTGTTTATGGTTTCAAATCTGGTTATATTTGCACTACTGTATTATTCatatctcctcattcaaattccgttgaactaaaagaccCATCCAAGAGTGAaaatttttctttggcttcatTACGTTGCCCCGAATTTCTTAACTCTCCCCATATCCATCCATGGCTTTAAGCACAGGGTTCAAACAAGGAAGTTTTATAAGCTCGAGAATTTCTAATGCTGTTTTTTCATGGTGACTTTTTGCGTCATGGTTGCAAAACTTCAATAATCATTAGTTGagaccagaaaaaaaatctcagttTTAGGTGAGAAATATCTAAATAATGTGCACTCCAGAAGAAGGCAATACATTTCATACTGACACTAGCttaggtttttgaaagaggTTAAATACTTGGAAAATActgcaaatatttaaaatcAAATGCTTTCGAAGATTATCactttgaaaacgtttttgaagACAGTATCAAATATATTAACCTATAAACCCATCTAAGATGTTTCTAAACTAATGTGTATATTTCTTTTGACTTTGTAAATATGCCTTTCGGCTTCcaagcttcaaatttcaaaagggCATGAGGCATAGTATGTTCTCCCCATAAGATAAATATTATCgaagtatttcaaattttgaaaataaactaCTTTCCTCTtctgcatttccattggcttagcCAAACTAACATGGCCAACAATGGGAGTAATGCAGTGGTAAGCAATTAAACAATATCATTGCTCATTAGTGTGAcatattggcaaaaaaacttcaaattcaaattttaggactgtttgaaacaaagaaattaCCATTGATTTAGCGAAGTATGGTCTTGTTAAGtccaaacaattgaaaaggtGAGGTAATCTAAATTTCActgaaagtaattgtaatgagTAACGCCATTATAATTCTTGGTGAGTACCAGTTGGCTAACGAACCACTCTTTTGGCAACTGTAACCTATAggccttttttttattgaggaacgactaacgccCTGCTTTTATCTTAATAATGGAAGAGGTGCTATAATGCGTTTGGGTCAGATGTTGCCACTTTGTAATCCAGCGCTTTGTTTCTGAGGCTTCAAAAGCTGGCTCGGCGCGTTCCATCTGTAGAATGAAGTATACTATTTTTATCGTAATAAATGACAAGAATATCACATTGTTGAATTATGTTAAACTTGATACATTCGTACAGAATAGATAAATGCTACAAAAGGTTTGTTATTTAGGGAATATTCAAGGTAGAGCAATTCAACCGATTGGTTGCGGTAAGCACGTTCCATGTGAACAAGGTAAAGGTTGGTCtttcttgtttgaaaagattaGGGAGAAATCTTCCAACGTTGAAAACAAGGGCTGACAAATGATCATCAGAGGAGATTACATGAATCTTCAAGTGAGTCATGGCAGGCGTTCGACCATTGCCACCTTAGTTGGTTTCCTAAATTCAAGATCCCACGTCATCATTCTCACCAGCTGTTAAACGCGTTATCTAAATTAACGAAGTTCGGGTggtccatgaaccactggaatactccagtggttcatgggtggtccatgtttcaaatttctgaTGACTTGACGCTGTCGCCAAAAAAAGGACTCCATAGAAAAGGAAGCTCTCAAACACNNNNNNNNNNNNNNNNNNNNNNNNNNNNNNNtaacctaacctaacctaacctgacctgacctaacctttcggttgcaagggcctgggggcgcctaggccgcggcgcaagcctgcggcagctcggttgcaagggcccaaattgcacaaatcttgggatggataatGAGTATAGTGATGCCAGGGTGTGGAACTCGTCATAGCTGCTGCGAGTTACCTCGTCCAAGCAAGCACCCGTAATtcaccccagcactactaATTGGGGCAATTTTGGGAAGATAACAACAGATAGAAGCAAACCTTAAGGAAAATGCAACGTCAAGCATTCGACAGTGCAATCCTACCTTACCTTAACCTGAAAACAATTTGTTCGATCAAAGAAATTGTTTTTCCAATCTCCCTTGAACAGCCGCTGTTAAAAAAACGGAGGAATCAGAAGATTGATTTATCAAGCTTACTACCTCTAATCTGAGACGCACCAGGTAGAGGTTACGTCATGAAATTCaaccgatctgattggctgtcAATTTTCGAGGAATCAGTAAAAAGGTTCCAAACAAAGCTCAAGACGGAGTCGGTCATTTCCTCAAAGAGCTCACGCATTGGAATTGTagaagaagttgaagttttAGATGGTTCATGACAGATGTAATCCACAACGGACTTAACCTACTAGTATTAtacagggcttgagtaacgccgTCACAAGAAACGTTTTACTTGTAACGCGCAACTTTATTTCTGCAACGTTATGAGTAACGGACGGGgttttagccctcccgttacagttactttcttctttgttAAAGAGGAACAAATGAATGTAGGTTTTTCTCTACGATTTTTTAAAGTTCTGTCTTAAATACAGTGACTTAATTGCTTgttactgatgggatcaaataaataaccACGGGAGGCTGCAACTAGGGTTATCATTTTGCGTTTTCTGTGACGTATAACATTGCATGACGGGAACCTGTAagtttgcttcaaaatttaaCCCTGATTTCCCTTTTGTAAAACTAGAGGAATACTTTCCTTACGTTagcctttttcaaatcatgaaaagaaagaggacAAAATGCAAAAGTAACGGAATCGTCAACGGTTACTGTTCCCAAACAGTAACGGTAGTGAAAACGCGCTGCTTTTTCTAATATTTAACCAACGGTAACGTGTTACTTCTTTTGGTAACGGTTTAAACCCTGGTATTATGTTAGTGTGGTAagtctcaataaaatatagctgTCACACTGTTCTCTCGCACACTGCCAGTAACAAGTTGAAGTTGGACTAAAGCGCTTCAAAAGAGAAAGTAAAGTAATGTTGAGTGATTTACGCTGTCTAGGACATGTTGACATGTATCATGAAAGACCCTTGTAGTGTATAGGTATAAATGTTCATTTCAACTCGTTGATTATATATTCTAGTGAATAAATCTTCTTAAGATTCTGATTCAGACACAAATCAGAGTAACAGAAATATTagtaataataaaaaaaatcgttaTCCATGAATCAACTCAATTGGTTGTCTTCAAGAAAAATTTGGTGGTGTTCTTGAAGTAGATATTCAATGGTGTCTGTCATATTAATACTCTTTCTTACACACTACATCAATTTTAATTTATTTTCGAAACTTTTATGTCTTCTGATCGATTACCTGGCGAAGTTGGGTCACTTACCAAGTGTGGCACGTCTCTGACTGTACTCTTTTCCGCAATGCTCGAAGCAGAGGGAATGAAGCTCAACCAACAGTGGTTTCGGAATCATTCATGGGTCAACTATCCAATCAATTATATGCTTACAAATCCATTTGTcctattttttcttctcaggTTTAATTCTAAGCCACGTTTTCTACGATGAGTACGTTCAACGacaaaatattcattattAAAGAAACCCTACTCAAAAtacaaatcaatgaaatgctCATCCCAGGCAACCCGAGAGAAAGAATGTGCATTGTTTAAGGCATCTTTAACAAGTACGTTATAAGTGTCTCGAAAGGATCCCACATTCAAGAACGTGTATTGTACAAAATTGGGAAGGTGCTTTTGCTTGATAGAGCTTTCcgtggaagaaaaaccatccTAGTTCGCTCTTTGAGGTCGTTTCGCCAGTCAGTCCTCTGATTAATATTCATCCGGTGCCAGTATTATTATTGATTGAATGTTCAACGCGTCAGAAAATACAGGCCTCGGCTCCATCACCAAAACCTCCGGTAATATGGTGGACcaatatttgttttattgGAACCCTCACGTAGCTCCTCGTTGTTATCGTACTTTACTTATACGGTATCCGTTCACCGGAAAAGAATCGAGCATAGTATCAACAGGATTGGGTTTGCCAAGCTTCCCTGAACTTTCTGGCCTCTCTCTAAGGacattcacatttttcatctGATTCCTTGGGGGTCTTCTTGCAACTTGGTGAGCATCGAATCCATGATTGCATTCCTTTTTTAGCTGTATCTCCAGAGTTTGTCCTTGTTTATTTCTATTGACCCAAACCATGTGCAATGTTTCGAAGGTCTTCCCTTTGTTCAACCAAATTTAAACTTGACGAGCGTGTTTTATTTGTGCTTCCAAGTGGGCGAAATGACGTCTGTTAAAATTTAAGGTTGCTTTGCCATGCGATCAACGTCAATGAAATGTTAGTGAACCTATGAACCCTGAACGGATTCAGTGTCTTTAAGTTAGCTCGATGGTTCAAAGCTTCTATGGTCAAAGACTCGTCGTAAACAGATTCGTTGTTTTAGACAAAAGTCTTAGACGTGCAAAACATAAAGgcaaatatccaagcaaaatttcaaaaatcaacTGAATAAAGAccctttaaaaaaagaaatgtttgttTGATATAAGAGTCATTCCTCCTTTTTGTTGCTCCTTCTTAATTGTAACTGAATTGAGTGGCCCAAATCGCTCCTATGTGGCCGTTACTGCCCACACGCTATTTGGGTACACCTTACTTGAATTCATATTcaatatcattgaaaagaatgcT from Tigriopus californicus strain San Diego chromosome 1, Tcal_SD_v2.1, whole genome shotgun sequence includes the following:
- the LOC131888431 gene encoding A disintegrin and metalloproteinase with thrombospondin motifs 7 isoform X3 — encoded protein: MNSKGSVDPPYSFIYAENGTPCGREMGSLDMCLDGKCSKIGCDLVLNSQSVLDSCGSCNGNGTQCRRFNGIHEDAPDAEISQGYEYVTTIPSHAKLIHLQERGISSNFVALIDTDNNFPILNWNYQVQWSGLYTFGAFSVNYTRTSLNATHHSEQFVSIYEEISSPIDVYLLRQADNPGLHWGYVLGFESDSLSLTPVLEWKMGPWGPCDRTCGRGNQASGPECFENNRSVSNDLCQSLNRPPVLLRACSVQPCPPSWWIGPWQDCVSLSCEMNKGSQYRSVLCVQGAEEALPDDACLSVTKPIDSQVCTLNCTEMRNDKTNNGNHQVQPNKKDPLESNIIFLPSFASSNSTNMTFQNEYSVTEDVGSSLSVGTSDQAMQDSRWVVGEWVGFCSCRSSLQIREVSCPPGMDCNTLKRPSTYKFCSQVSLCLTWITSAWTTDCDQQCGTMSQSRLVMCPIFSHTCDPKIRPLATRDCQLPACHFWSVGTWSQCSVSCGWGKKQRTVVCRHFLTQEEDENGCSNVPQPDTWKECISSSCGTDQYPQGSLNGDQGFPCEDELGSHICRRFQFLCKTNRYYQDKCCQTCG